The following are encoded in a window of Ruminiclostridium herbifermentans genomic DNA:
- a CDS encoding DEAD/DEAH box helicase family protein, protein MSEFKIRKRETANFNTPQEMYDDYKNRKIEGIHDYQSKMIDLYLGVYQTEKDIAIELPTGTGKTLVGLLIGEFRRRKFKEKVVYLCPTKQLVNQTVEYSKKVYGIKAVGFTGSAKNYNPNDKLMYQTAQSIAITNYSSLFNTNSFFGDADILIFDDAHSGESYISSNWTVLVNRFENEDLYYCLAESIQPLIEDSTYSRLLASDATLDDMTWFDKIPNIKLVNNHSLIKKPIDEYLKANDKNKLKYPWFNIKNNLHACNVFLSWKEIVIRTYIPPTMSYAPFINAKQRIYMSATLGKSGELERAFGVPSIKKLPMVKDWENKTIGRKFFMFPFASFKEEQTGEIIKKVTELTPRVLMIVNDNDTQEDMKSFLEENTNVEVFTGKDIEESKEAFIKSNNGFTILANRFDGIDFPNEECRMLILFDLPNATHIQEKFLISRMAAMTLFEERIKTRIVQALGRCTRSHTDYAAVCIFGDDLMNSLLSPNKLVQFNAELQAELVFGQENSTEKSSIDEYLKLLNIFLNDRDKWEDAEEYILEIRDEKIEASVDINNTSYASLMSSSKNEVLAQYSIWKEDYHEALKHIDTIIYKLNDEALKGYRGFWSYIGGFCAYSIYKNGDSTYESVYKDYLNKAANTTISVNWFNKIKTEEDSKKESTNGMEYVIENIEKMLLVSKKKGMNKFFEELDSVLKLLESEDGEEFERGHELLGKWLGYSTFNPKGDAEPDPIWIIHAKLCIVSEDKIYEKDDKAIPVKHVKQAMGHLNWVNENVKKLSLLTNPKVITVFVSNSTKIEPSASIHGKDIYYISRDQLLKWAQDSFNVLKEIRRSFDSVGDVLWREKAIKAFANKKITPRDFVHLITSKKLSDI, encoded by the coding sequence ATGAGTGAGTTTAAAATAAGAAAACGAGAAACTGCCAATTTTAATACACCGCAGGAAATGTATGATGATTATAAAAATAGAAAGATAGAGGGTATTCATGATTATCAATCAAAAATGATAGATTTATATTTGGGAGTTTACCAAACTGAAAAAGATATAGCAATTGAGCTCCCAACAGGAACAGGGAAAACATTGGTAGGATTGCTAATTGGGGAGTTTAGAAGACGAAAATTCAAGGAAAAAGTAGTCTATCTTTGCCCCACAAAGCAATTAGTTAACCAGACTGTTGAATATTCAAAAAAAGTTTATGGGATAAAGGCAGTTGGATTTACAGGTAGCGCAAAGAATTACAATCCTAATGATAAGTTAATGTATCAAACTGCTCAAAGCATTGCTATTACAAATTATAGTAGCTTATTTAATACAAACTCATTTTTTGGCGATGCAGACATACTAATTTTTGATGATGCTCATTCAGGAGAGAGTTACATATCTTCAAATTGGACTGTTTTAGTAAACCGTTTTGAAAATGAAGATTTATATTATTGTCTTGCAGAAAGTATCCAGCCCTTAATTGAAGACTCAACATATTCTAGATTGTTGGCAAGTGATGCAACACTAGACGATATGACATGGTTTGACAAAATTCCAAATATTAAATTAGTCAATAATCATTCTCTTATTAAAAAACCAATTGATGAGTATTTAAAAGCAAATGATAAAAATAAGTTGAAGTATCCTTGGTTTAATATTAAGAATAATTTACATGCATGTAATGTTTTTTTAAGTTGGAAAGAGATTGTCATTAGAACTTATATACCACCGACTATGAGCTATGCACCATTTATCAATGCAAAACAGCGTATTTACATGTCTGCTACGCTTGGAAAAAGTGGGGAGTTAGAAAGGGCGTTTGGAGTACCAAGTATTAAGAAATTACCAATGGTAAAAGATTGGGAAAACAAAACTATTGGTAGAAAATTCTTCATGTTTCCTTTTGCTTCATTTAAGGAAGAACAAACTGGGGAGATTATTAAAAAAGTAACTGAACTAACTCCTAGGGTATTAATGATTGTAAATGATAATGATACCCAGGAGGATATGAAAAGTTTCCTTGAAGAGAATACAAATGTAGAAGTTTTTACTGGAAAAGATATTGAAGAGTCAAAGGAAGCGTTTATAAAGAGTAACAATGGTTTTACAATTCTAGCAAATCGTTTTGATGGTATTGATTTTCCTAACGAAGAGTGTAGGATGTTAATTTTATTTGATCTACCTAATGCAACTCATATACAGGAAAAATTTTTGATATCAAGAATGGCTGCTATGACACTATTTGAAGAAAGAATTAAGACTAGGATTGTGCAAGCCCTTGGAAGATGTACAAGAAGTCATACGGATTATGCAGCGGTTTGCATTTTTGGTGATGATTTAATGAATTCATTACTTTCACCCAATAAGCTAGTTCAATTTAATGCAGAATTACAAGCTGAACTCGTTTTTGGACAAGAGAATTCAACAGAAAAAAGTAGTATTGATGAATATTTGAAGTTACTAAACATCTTCTTAAACGATAGGGATAAATGGGAAGATGCAGAGGAATATATTTTAGAAATTAGAGATGAAAAAATTGAAGCAAGTGTTGATATAAATAATACATCGTATGCTTCATTAATGAGCTCATCGAAAAATGAAGTTTTAGCACAGTATTCAATTTGGAAAGAAGATTATCATGAAGCTTTAAAGCATATAGACACTATCATTTATAAATTGAACGATGAGGCATTAAAAGGTTATAGAGGATTTTGGTCATATATTGGAGGATTCTGCGCTTATTCTATATATAAAAATGGCGATAGTACATATGAATCAGTATATAAAGATTATTTAAATAAAGCTGCTAATACAACAATTTCTGTGAATTGGTTTAACAAGATAAAAACGGAAGAAGACTCAAAAAAAGAATCTACAAATGGGATGGAGTATGTTATTGAGAACATAGAAAAAATGTTACTTGTATCAAAGAAAAAAGGAATGAACAAATTTTTCGAGGAACTAGATAGTGTGCTTAAATTACTTGAGAGTGAAGATGGGGAAGAGTTTGAAAGAGGACATGAATTATTAGGAAAATGGTTAGGGTATAGTACATTTAATCCTAAAGGCGATGCGGAGCCTGATCCTATATGGATTATTCATGCAAAGTTATGTATAGTATCTGAAGATAAGATTTATGAGAAAGATGACAAGGCCATTCCGGTCAAACATGTTAAACAAGCAATGGGGCATCTTAATTGGGTAAATGAAAATGTTAAAAAGCTTTCTCTCTTAACTAATCCAAAAGTTATTACCGTATTTGTTTCAAATAGTACAAAAATTGAGCCATCTGCTTCGATACATGGCAAGGATATATATTATATTTCGAGAGATCAGTTGTTAAAATGGGCACAGGATAGTTTTAATGTACTTAAAGAGATTAGACGTAGTTTTGATTCAGTGGGAGATGTATTATGGAGAGAAAAAGCAATAAAAGCTTTTGCAAATAAAAAAATTACTCCACGTGACTTTGTACATTTAATTACATCGAAAAAATTATCGGATATTTAG
- the tnpA gene encoding IS66 family insertion sequence element accessory protein TnpA, translating to MNTKQDTRRSKWISIVNEFNNSKLTQAEFSRKNDLDAKQLSSWVRKLKHNGLLNQETIQEWVALKSQTPQEFGVNSPSTLNIKIGCATIEVQDGFNSSLLVQVVDTLRSIC from the coding sequence ATGAATACAAAACAGGATACACGAAGAAGTAAGTGGATCTCTATTGTAAACGAATTTAATAATAGCAAATTAACACAGGCTGAATTTAGTAGAAAAAATGATTTAGATGCAAAACAGCTTAGCAGTTGGGTCAGAAAATTAAAACATAATGGGTTGCTAAATCAGGAGACTATTCAAGAATGGGTTGCACTAAAATCACAAACGCCACAGGAATTTGGAGTGAATTCACCAAGTACATTGAACATTAAAATTGGATGCGCTACAATAGAAGTGCAAGATGGTTTTAATTCAAGTCTCTTAGTTCAAGTTGTTGATACATTAAGGTCAATATGTTGA
- the tnpB gene encoding IS66 family insertion sequence element accessory protein TnpB (TnpB, as the term is used for proteins encoded by IS66 family insertion elements, is considered an accessory protein, since TnpC, encoded by a neighboring gene, is a DDE family transposase.) has protein sequence MLNTIPGNNIFLACGSTDMRKSIDGLAAMVQLCFSLDPFSSCLFVFCNRNRDKLKILRWEHNGFWLYYRRLERGKFQWPNTNNGTTLSINSRQLNWLLDGLSIEQKSAHKIVSAKAVI, from the coding sequence ATGTTGAACACAATCCCCGGTAATAACATTTTCCTAGCCTGTGGTAGTACAGATATGCGCAAATCAATAGATGGTTTAGCAGCAATGGTTCAATTATGCTTTTCACTTGACCCCTTCTCGTCTTGTCTATTTGTGTTCTGCAATAGAAATCGTGACAAGCTTAAAATTCTTAGGTGGGAGCATAATGGATTCTGGCTATACTATCGCAGACTAGAGAGAGGTAAATTTCAATGGCCTAACACAAACAACGGGACAACACTGTCCATTAATTCTAGACAATTAAACTGGCTTTTAGACGGATTATCAATAGAGCAAAAAAGTGCACATAAAATAGTATCTGCAAAGGCAGTAATTTAG
- the tnpC gene encoding IS66 family transposase — MENTNNKLTEIQQIQALQEKIVALENKNTNLENQNANLENKNTNLENKNAELTTKLNWFEEHFRLNQHRLYGSSSEKTARSEQMTLFNEAEALSDVKPQPPEPTIEDISYTRKKKQKGHKEEMLKELPCETIEYKLSEDERVCNTCGEALHEMSKEITKELKIIPPQVSVVEHVRYVYSCRNCEKTGIKTNVVTASMPKRALPGSIASADTIAYTMVQKYMYGIPLNRQEQSWKQLDVDISRQTMANWLISASNRWLTIVYDRMRQKLLEYDIICADETTVQVLNEPGRAAETTSYMWLYRTGRDGPPMALLEYQTTRARKHAKRFLGDFKGYLCTDAYQSYDGLDGVINIFCNAHARRKFDEALKSLPKEAADKNCVAKEGLKFFEELYKIEKVLHNVSPEERYEKRLEKSKPILDKFYEWLKYQRPRVTPKSTIGQAINYCINHMDNLAGYLKDGRLYIDNNNSERSMKSFAVLRKNFLFCNTQNGATASAVIFSIIETAKENNLKPFEYLKYLLEALPNIDTNSLDEIDRLLPWSEHIPEGCKLNKK; from the coding sequence ATGGAAAATACAAATAATAAATTAACTGAAATACAACAAATACAGGCTTTACAAGAGAAAATTGTAGCCCTTGAAAATAAGAATACAAACCTTGAAAATCAAAATGCAAATCTCGAAAACAAGAATACAAATCTTGAAAATAAGAACGCAGAATTAACTACTAAGCTTAACTGGTTTGAAGAGCATTTTCGTCTTAACCAGCATAGGCTTTATGGGAGCTCCAGTGAAAAGACTGCTCGTTCAGAACAAATGACGCTTTTTAATGAAGCTGAAGCATTAAGCGATGTTAAACCTCAGCCTCCAGAGCCAACTATCGAAGATATTTCATATACTCGTAAAAAGAAGCAAAAGGGGCATAAAGAGGAAATGCTAAAGGAACTTCCTTGTGAGACTATTGAATACAAGCTGTCTGAAGATGAACGAGTATGTAATACCTGTGGTGAAGCTCTGCACGAAATGAGTAAAGAGATAACAAAAGAATTAAAGATAATCCCTCCACAGGTATCAGTTGTTGAGCATGTAAGGTATGTTTACAGCTGCCGTAACTGTGAAAAAACAGGCATTAAAACAAATGTAGTTACTGCATCTATGCCAAAAAGAGCTCTCCCAGGTAGCATTGCATCAGCAGATACTATTGCATATACTATGGTTCAAAAATATATGTATGGTATCCCGTTAAATCGTCAAGAGCAGAGTTGGAAGCAGCTTGATGTGGATATTTCAAGGCAGACTATGGCGAATTGGCTGATTTCAGCATCAAACAGATGGCTCACAATAGTATATGACCGTATGAGGCAAAAGCTATTAGAGTACGATATAATTTGTGCTGACGAAACAACTGTTCAGGTACTTAATGAGCCTGGACGAGCAGCTGAGACCACTTCATATATGTGGTTATACCGCACTGGTAGAGACGGTCCACCAATGGCATTGCTTGAGTATCAGACCACCAGAGCAAGGAAGCATGCTAAAAGATTTTTAGGTGACTTTAAAGGGTACCTTTGTACTGATGCATATCAATCATATGATGGACTTGATGGAGTTATTAATATATTTTGTAATGCTCATGCCCGTCGTAAGTTTGATGAGGCTTTAAAGTCATTGCCAAAAGAAGCCGCTGATAAAAATTGCGTAGCCAAGGAAGGTCTAAAATTTTTTGAGGAACTCTATAAAATTGAAAAAGTATTGCATAATGTAAGTCCAGAAGAAAGATATGAAAAGCGACTTGAGAAAAGTAAGCCTATACTAGATAAGTTCTACGAGTGGCTCAAATACCAGCGTCCAAGAGTAACCCCTAAAAGCACTATTGGACAGGCCATTAACTACTGTATTAATCATATGGATAACCTAGCTGGGTATCTTAAAGATGGCAGATTATATATAGACAATAACAACAGCGAACGGAGTATGAAAAGTTTTGCAGTGTTACGTAAAAACTTCTTATTTTGCAATACACAGAACGGAGCTACTGCAAGTGCAGTAATTTTCAGTATAATTGAGACCGCCAAGGAGAATAACCTTAAGCCCTTCGAATATCTAAAATACTTACTTGAAGCCTTACCAAATATTGATACCAACAGCCTTGACGAGATTGATAGGCTACTACCATGGTCAGAGCATATACCCGAAGGCTGTAAATTAAATAAAAAATAG